The proteins below come from a single Oscillospiraceae bacterium genomic window:
- a CDS encoding DEAD/DEAH box helicase, whose protein sequence is MTMQFTELTNVSPEIIRATQAMGFTDMTEIQEKAIPLMLGGHDMIAKAPTGTGKTVAFGIPILSKVDPASLKPQAVVLSPTRELAQQIAQDLQNLAQFLPEIKIVCVYGGAGMDKQQRQLKQGCQIVVATPGRLMDHYRHHAIDVSQVRTVVLDEADEMLNMGFYKDVKYIIDLMKHRESLSMFSATISREVLDIGWLYQHNAAEVSVRPVEDSSPKIAQYKLLTTGRDKLADAAQIIISEGYKRVMIFCNTKYNTGMLANQLARLNFNVDCLHGDLSQAERNRIMTRFKAGEIDVLVATDVAARGIDVSDVDAVINYDVPEENEHYTHRIGRTGRARKQGASYLFYTKEEQKRVEQLLRLTRNTDDCKSVKFDFNHEHLKVEEKAAEDKFQIKAYF, encoded by the coding sequence ATGACCATGCAGTTTACCGAACTTACCAATGTTTCGCCCGAGATCATCCGCGCTACGCAGGCGATGGGCTTTACCGATATGACCGAAATTCAGGAGAAGGCCATCCCGCTGATGCTGGGCGGGCATGATATGATCGCCAAGGCGCCCACAGGCACCGGCAAAACGGTGGCGTTCGGTATCCCCATCCTGTCCAAGGTGGACCCTGCCAGCCTCAAGCCGCAGGCAGTCGTCCTGAGCCCCACGCGTGAGCTGGCCCAGCAGATCGCGCAGGATCTGCAAAATCTGGCGCAGTTCCTGCCGGAGATCAAGATCGTCTGCGTCTACGGCGGCGCAGGCATGGATAAGCAGCAGCGCCAGCTCAAGCAGGGGTGCCAGATCGTTGTGGCTACGCCGGGCCGCCTGATGGACCATTACCGGCACCATGCCATTGATGTGTCGCAGGTCCGGACCGTCGTGCTGGACGAGGCTGATGAGATGCTGAACATGGGCTTCTACAAGGATGTGAAGTACATCATCGACCTGATGAAGCACCGCGAGAGCCTGTCGATGTTCTCGGCCACGATCAGCCGCGAGGTGCTGGACATCGGCTGGCTGTACCAGCACAATGCCGCCGAGGTCAGTGTCCGCCCCGTTGAGGATTCCAGCCCGAAGATCGCCCAGTATAAGCTGCTGACCACCGGCCGTGACAAGCTGGCGGATGCCGCGCAGATCATCATCTCCGAGGGCTACAAGCGGGTCATGATCTTCTGCAACACCAAGTATAACACCGGTATGCTGGCCAACCAGCTGGCGCGCCTGAACTTTAATGTGGACTGCCTGCACGGCGACCTGTCGCAGGCGGAGCGCAACCGGATCATGACCCGGTTCAAGGCCGGTGAGATCGATGTGCTGGTGGCCACCGATGTTGCAGCCCGCGGCATTGATGTCTCCGATGTGGACGCGGTCATCAACTACGATGTGCCCGAGGAAAACGAGCATTACACCCACCGCATCGGCCGCACCGGCCGCGCCCGCAAGCAGGGCGCAAGCTACCTGTTCTATACGAAGGAGGAGCAGAAGCGGGTCGAGCAGCTGCTGCGCCTGACCCGCAACACCGATGACTGCAAGAGCGTAAAGTTTGACTTCAACCACGAGCATCTGAAGGTGGAGGAAAAAGCAGCGGAGGATAAGTTCCAGATCAAGGCGTATTTTTGA
- a CDS encoding DJ-1/PfpI family protein, translating to MSKAVIFFAPGLEECEGLLCVDILRRAGVEVTIAAVGGQKIVTSARGIHVVADALVEELDYAAFDACILPGGIPGVPNLKADATVKRVCQDFAAGGKLVAAICAAPTALAAFGVLSGKKATVYPGMDADLTAAGASYTGLPITIDGNIVTGEALGAAIPFALALARMLAGADAANKVKSAIVYQ from the coding sequence ATGTCTAAAGCTGTTATCTTTTTTGCCCCCGGGCTGGAGGAATGCGAGGGCCTGCTCTGCGTGGATATTCTGCGCCGCGCCGGTGTGGAGGTCACGATCGCCGCAGTGGGCGGGCAAAAGATTGTCACAAGCGCCCGCGGCATCCATGTGGTGGCCGATGCGCTGGTTGAGGAACTGGACTATGCGGCCTTTGATGCCTGCATCCTGCCCGGCGGTATCCCCGGCGTGCCGAATCTCAAGGCCGATGCTACGGTCAAAAGGGTCTGTCAGGACTTTGCCGCGGGCGGCAAGCTGGTTGCGGCTATCTGTGCAGCGCCTACGGCATTGGCGGCCTTCGGTGTGCTGAGCGGTAAAAAGGCAACGGTCTACCCCGGCATGGACGCTGACCTGACCGCCGCCGGGGCCAGCTACACAGGTCTGCCTATCACGATTGACGGAAATATTGTCACCGGTGAGGCACTGGGGGCAGCCATTCCCTTCGCGCTGGCGCTGGCCCGTATGCTGGCCGGTGCAGACGCCGCCAACAAGGTCAAGAGTGCCATCGTATACCAGTAA
- a CDS encoding PTS sugar transporter subunit IIC produces the protein MEELRSFFKRKDVIISAHRYGIDAMGAMAQGLFASLLIGTIIKTLGQQTGLAFLVTAGGYAAAVAGPAMAASIGYALHAPQLVLFSLIAVGGAANELGGAGGPLAVYLIAIVAAEVGKLVSKETKVDILVTPAVTILVGVGLSALCAPAIGAAASAVGSLIMWATELQPLLMGILVSVLVGMALTLPISSAAICAALGLTGLAGGAAVAGCCAQMVGFAVMSYRENGIGGLVSQGLGTSMLQMPNILRNPRTWVPPTLAAAITGPVATCLFHLEMNGPAVSSGMGTCGLVGQIGVYTGWVESGRVITAFDWAGLALVCFILPAVLSVLFCELLRKKGWIKEGDLKL, from the coding sequence ATGGAAGAGCTTCGTTCGTTTTTCAAGCGCAAGGATGTCATCATCTCGGCGCATCGCTACGGCATTGACGCCATGGGCGCCATGGCACAGGGCCTGTTTGCCAGCCTGCTCATCGGCACGATCATCAAGACATTGGGCCAGCAGACCGGGCTTGCTTTTCTTGTCACTGCGGGCGGCTATGCGGCTGCCGTGGCAGGCCCGGCCATGGCTGCCTCCATCGGCTATGCGCTCCATGCACCGCAGCTTGTTCTGTTCAGCCTGATTGCCGTGGGCGGTGCCGCCAATGAGCTGGGCGGTGCAGGCGGCCCGCTGGCCGTCTACTTGATTGCCATTGTGGCGGCCGAGGTCGGCAAGCTGGTAAGCAAGGAGACCAAGGTCGATATTCTGGTCACCCCTGCGGTCACGATCTTGGTTGGCGTAGGGCTCAGCGCGCTGTGCGCCCCGGCCATCGGCGCAGCGGCGTCCGCCGTGGGCAGCCTGATCATGTGGGCTACCGAGCTGCAGCCCCTGCTGATGGGCATTCTCGTTTCTGTCCTCGTCGGCATGGCACTGACGCTGCCCATCTCGAGCGCAGCCATCTGCGCAGCACTGGGGCTGACCGGGCTGGCCGGCGGCGCCGCCGTGGCGGGCTGCTGCGCCCAGATGGTCGGCTTTGCCGTTATGAGCTACCGGGAGAACGGCATCGGCGGGCTGGTCAGTCAGGGGCTTGGCACCAGCATGCTGCAGATGCCCAACATCCTGCGCAATCCCCGCACATGGGTCCCGCCGACGCTGGCAGCCGCCATCACCGGGCCTGTTGCCACCTGCCTGTTCCATCTTGAGATGAACGGCCCCGCCGTGTCGAGCGGCATGGGCACCTGCGGTCTGGTCGGCCAGATCGGCGTCTATACCGGCTGGGTCGAGAGCGGCCGGGTCATCACGGCCTTTGACTGGGCCGGGCTGGCGCTCGTCTGCTTTATCCTGCCCGCCGTCCTGAGCGTCCTTTTCTGTGAGCTCCTGCGCAAAAAGGGCTGGATCAAGGAAGGGGATCTGAAATTGTAA
- the malQ gene encoding 4-alpha-glucanotransferase, producing the protein MEFKRCSGILMPISSLPGGYGIGSLGKPARNFVDFLAGAGQTIWQILPVGPTGFADSPYQSCSAFAGNPYFIDLDLLAADGLLTQKDYANIKWGSDAAKVDYSTLYEKRFAVLRKAYANFLKKRPVPGFETPYPNDWYRFQFLSSDWLPDYCLYMAIKEANGMVDWQQWPRALRVREPEALAAFRAEHAEELEFWAFVQYEFDRQWRALHAYAKEKDIAIMGDIPIYVSADSADAWAGRELFETDAEGRPRRVAGCPPDYFAEDGQLWGNPLYDWEYHRRTGYAWWISRVRHALSIYDILRIDHFRGFDTYWAIPAGETTARNGRWEQGPRMELFRALHNALGSLPIVAEDLGEMFDSVRELLAESGFPGMKVLQFAFTGEDSVDLPHNYPRNCVAYPGTHDNNTLAGWFAGELTAAQRKQATDYFALTGREGNVRGLLRGVLASAAALAIIPLADWLEEPAASRMNTPGKARDNWQWRADAKKLTPALAGEIRELSERYFRTAR; encoded by the coding sequence ATGGAATTTAAACGCTGCAGTGGTATTCTGATGCCGATCTCCAGCCTGCCCGGCGGGTACGGCATCGGCAGCCTGGGCAAGCCCGCCCGCAATTTTGTGGATTTTCTGGCCGGGGCCGGTCAGACGATCTGGCAGATTTTGCCCGTAGGTCCCACCGGCTTTGCGGACAGCCCCTACCAGAGCTGTTCCGCCTTTGCAGGCAACCCCTATTTCATTGATCTGGACCTGCTGGCTGCCGATGGTCTGCTGACCCAAAAGGACTACGCGAACATCAAATGGGGCAGCGATGCCGCCAAGGTCGATTACAGCACCCTCTACGAGAAACGGTTCGCCGTGCTGCGCAAGGCATACGCGAACTTCCTGAAAAAGCGCCCCGTGCCCGGCTTTGAGACCCCGTACCCCAATGACTGGTACCGCTTCCAGTTCCTGAGCAGCGATTGGCTGCCCGACTACTGCCTCTACATGGCCATCAAGGAGGCCAACGGCATGGTGGACTGGCAGCAGTGGCCCCGCGCCCTGCGCGTCCGCGAGCCGGAGGCACTGGCGGCTTTCCGCGCCGAGCACGCCGAGGAGCTTGAATTCTGGGCGTTTGTTCAGTATGAATTTGACCGCCAGTGGCGCGCCCTGCACGCCTATGCCAAGGAGAAGGACATCGCCATCATGGGGGATATCCCCATCTATGTCTCGGCGGACTCCGCCGATGCATGGGCGGGCCGCGAGCTGTTTGAGACCGATGCCGAGGGCCGCCCCCGCCGCGTAGCAGGCTGCCCGCCGGATTATTTTGCCGAGGACGGCCAGCTGTGGGGCAACCCGCTCTACGACTGGGAGTATCACCGCAGGACCGGCTATGCGTGGTGGATCAGCCGCGTGCGCCATGCACTGTCCATCTATGACATCCTGCGCATTGACCACTTCCGCGGCTTTGACACCTACTGGGCGATCCCGGCAGGGGAGACCACGGCCCGCAACGGCCGCTGGGAACAGGGCCCCCGCATGGAGCTGTTCCGCGCGCTGCACAACGCTCTGGGCAGCCTGCCCATCGTGGCCGAGGATCTGGGCGAGATGTTTGACTCGGTCCGTGAGCTGCTTGCGGAGAGCGGCTTCCCCGGCATGAAGGTGCTGCAGTTCGCCTTTACCGGCGAGGACAGCGTGGACCTGCCCCACAACTACCCGCGCAACTGTGTGGCCTACCCCGGCACCCATGACAACAACACGCTGGCCGGCTGGTTTGCCGGGGAGCTGACCGCCGCCCAGCGCAAGCAGGCAACCGATTACTTTGCCCTGACCGGGCGGGAGGGCAATGTGCGCGGCCTGCTGCGCGGTGTGCTGGCCAGCGCGGCGGCGCTCGCCATCATTCCGCTGGCGGACTGGCTGGAGGAGCCTGCCGCCAGCCGGATGAACACACCCGGCAAGGCCCGCGACAACTGGCAGTGGCGCGCCGATGCAAAGAAGCTGACCCCCGCGCTGGCCGGTGAGATCCGCGAGCTGTCGGAGCGGTATTTCCGTACTGCGCGATAA
- a CDS encoding diguanylate cyclase has product MKQDYTIAELQAEIAALQQLFDCVTLADPCRGLLDPATLQPLDKVAAVPALDANGRGMRIIKAASGLETVLAQGIRVEGTPCVLMMQMPLPRVLKADGDEDAFTRALSQMQEDLRRDHVTGVYNAVYLNEEFRPHAERAAMDGQPVGVVMLRVNEYWQLREHESSTAADCCLNMAAGILQLAVGPDREKAALARLNDGFFAVVTLGTPAAKMAKVVREAMNDSRREFNISLSRRGSFTVAIASAEWGETASWDMMLSLAQQRL; this is encoded by the coding sequence ATGAAACAGGACTACACCATTGCCGAGCTGCAGGCGGAGATCGCCGCGCTGCAGCAGCTATTTGACTGTGTTACACTGGCAGACCCCTGCAGAGGGCTGCTGGACCCGGCAACCCTGCAGCCACTGGACAAGGTGGCAGCGGTGCCTGCGCTGGACGCCAACGGCCGCGGTATGCGGATCATCAAGGCGGCGTCCGGGCTTGAAACCGTGCTGGCCCAGGGCATCCGCGTGGAGGGCACGCCCTGCGTGCTGATGATGCAGATGCCGCTACCCCGCGTCCTCAAGGCGGACGGCGATGAGGACGCCTTTACCCGCGCCCTGAGCCAGATGCAGGAGGATCTGCGCCGCGACCATGTGACCGGTGTCTACAACGCGGTCTACCTGAATGAGGAGTTCCGCCCCCACGCCGAGCGCGCTGCCATGGACGGCCAGCCTGTGGGCGTTGTGATGCTCCGCGTCAATGAGTATTGGCAGCTGCGTGAGCATGAGAGCAGCACGGCAGCCGACTGCTGCCTGAATATGGCCGCCGGCATCCTGCAGCTGGCGGTTGGCCCTGACCGTGAAAAGGCCGCACTGGCCCGCCTGAACGATGGCTTCTTTGCCGTGGTCACGCTGGGTACGCCCGCCGCCAAGATGGCAAAGGTCGTGCGCGAGGCGATGAACGACTCCCGCCGGGAGTTCAACATCTCGCTCTCCCGCCGCGGCAGCTTCACCGTGGCGATCGCCTCGGCCGAGTGGGGCGAGACCGCCTCTTGGGATATGATGCTCTCCCTCGCACAGCAGCGCCTGTGA
- a CDS encoding 5'-methylthioadenosine/adenosylhomocysteine nucleosidase — MIIGIMGAMPDEVDQLCARLESVTKEQYAGVEYHCGTLHDKQVVVCCAGMGKANAASTVQVLCTKYGIDRLIFSGIAGNMTSKIGIGDVCIGETVVYHDAELSMIAQSAPFQTEYHGDPALVQTALDACAACGVKAIAGKIATGDTFVGDAETKRAIEEKCHPDCVEMEGAAVSQIAGRNDVPCVILRAMSDNADESGYEVLVVKQFSIAEYIKTATEIVARMIESL; from the coding sequence ATGATTATTGGCATTATGGGCGCTATGCCCGATGAAGTGGATCAGCTGTGTGCCCGGCTGGAAAGTGTAACCAAGGAGCAATACGCCGGGGTGGAATACCACTGCGGCACCCTGCACGACAAGCAGGTCGTTGTCTGCTGTGCGGGCATGGGCAAGGCCAACGCCGCCTCCACCGTGCAGGTGCTTTGCACAAAATACGGCATTGACAGGCTGATTTTCAGTGGCATTGCCGGCAACATGACCAGCAAGATCGGCATCGGCGATGTCTGCATCGGCGAGACGGTCGTTTACCACGATGCTGAACTGAGCATGATTGCCCAAAGCGCACCGTTCCAGACCGAATACCACGGGGACCCCGCTCTTGTGCAGACTGCACTGGACGCCTGTGCGGCCTGCGGTGTGAAGGCCATTGCGGGCAAGATCGCCACCGGCGACACCTTTGTGGGCGATGCCGAGACGAAAAGAGCCATCGAGGAAAAGTGCCATCCCGACTGTGTCGAGATGGAGGGCGCTGCGGTCAGCCAGATTGCCGGACGCAACGATGTCCCCTGCGTCATCCTGCGCGCCATGAGCGACAACGCGGACGAGAGCGGCTATGAGGTTCTGGTCGTCAAGCAGTTCAGCATTGCGGAGTACATCAAGACCGCGACCGAGATCGTTGCACGGATGATCGAGAGTCTGTAA
- a CDS encoding methylglyoxal synthase: protein MRIAIIAHDSRKELMAQFCTAYLRILSENELVATGVTGKIVHDATGLPVRCLYPGGRGGAEQIAAMIGCGEIDMLLFFRDPVSAKPGEPNDVMLLRLCDMHTIPVATNIATAEVLIHGLERGDLAWIELQRGRK, encoded by the coding sequence ATGAGAATCGCAATAATTGCCCACGATTCCCGCAAGGAGTTGATGGCGCAGTTCTGCACAGCCTATCTGCGCATTTTGTCGGAGAACGAACTGGTTGCCACCGGTGTGACCGGCAAGATCGTCCACGATGCCACCGGGCTGCCGGTGCGCTGCCTGTATCCGGGCGGGCGCGGCGGTGCCGAGCAGATTGCTGCAATGATCGGCTGCGGTGAGATCGACATGCTGCTCTTTTTCCGCGATCCGGTCAGCGCCAAGCCCGGCGAGCCGAATGATGTGATGCTGCTGCGCCTGTGTGACATGCACACGATCCCCGTTGCCACCAACATTGCCACAGCCGAGGTACTGATCCACGGCCTTGAGCGCGGCGACCTTGCTTGGATCGAGCTGCAGCGCGGACGGAAATGA
- a CDS encoding RICIN domain-containing protein: MRKSAQTVIRPDAYYTIAAANGRVLEVADFNTENGASVRLWSYEGQPWQQWSFEESAEGEYRIKNRFTGKVMDLAMSGVSNGTWVHQWSRTAGAGQRWQIVDAGGGKVKLRNVLADKVIDLVGMRVDNGTQAQIWQDVFGENQLWRLDPVPERLLNKETPAPKPKEEPRRTTRTQTEKKTSGKAARRTSKNK, from the coding sequence ATGAGGAAATCAGCCCAGACCGTCATCCGCCCGGATGCCTACTATACGATTGCAGCAGCCAACGGCCGCGTGCTGGAAGTGGCCGATTTCAACACTGAGAACGGTGCCTCGGTCCGTCTGTGGAGCTATGAGGGCCAGCCTTGGCAGCAGTGGAGCTTTGAGGAATCGGCCGAGGGCGAGTACCGCATCAAAAACCGCTTTACCGGAAAGGTCATGGATCTGGCTATGTCCGGCGTCAGCAACGGCACTTGGGTACACCAGTGGAGCCGCACGGCCGGTGCCGGTCAGCGCTGGCAGATCGTTGACGCGGGCGGCGGCAAGGTCAAGCTGCGCAATGTGCTCGCGGATAAAGTCATCGACCTTGTAGGTATGCGCGTTGACAACGGCACGCAGGCCCAGATCTGGCAGGATGTATTCGGTGAGAACCAGCTTTGGAGGCTCGATCCTGTGCCCGAGCGGCTGCTGAATAAGGAAACGCCTGCCCCCAAGCCCAAGGAGGAGCCGCGGCGCACGACCCGCACCCAGACCGAGAAGAAAACCTCCGGCAAGGCGGCCCGGCGGACGAGTAAGAACAAGTAA
- the ychF gene encoding redox-regulated ATPase YchF, which produces MKLGIVGLPNVGKSTLFNALTSTQNAQAANYPFCTIEPNSGIVPVPDARLDKLAEIWQTDKKTPAIVEFVDIAGLVKGASQGAGLGNKFLGHIRECDAIVHVVRCFDDDNIIHVVEDVNKPESVDPIRDIDAIDLELILADLEVVSNRLGRQQKAAKTGNKAAAAEAGWLAELASWLEGGKPARSFDFDEGDDAQKAVRKELGLLSAKPVIYACNVGEDDLLGGLDENPYFPLVAARAKEENAQAIPICAKTEEDIAGSTQEEKIAFLQEMGIESTGLDKLIKASYELLGLISFLTDGKKECRAWTIKRGTKAPQAAGKIHSDFERGFIRAQVIAYKDLEDADFNYAAVKSKGLQRTEGKEYVVNDGDVIEFLFNV; this is translated from the coding sequence ATGAAATTAGGTATCGTGGGTCTGCCCAATGTGGGCAAATCGACTTTGTTCAATGCGCTGACCAGCACACAGAATGCGCAGGCAGCCAACTACCCCTTCTGCACCATTGAGCCGAACTCCGGCATTGTGCCGGTGCCTGATGCACGGCTGGACAAGCTGGCCGAGATTTGGCAGACCGACAAGAAAACCCCTGCCATTGTTGAATTTGTCGATATTGCAGGCCTTGTCAAGGGCGCCAGTCAGGGCGCGGGCCTCGGCAACAAGTTTCTGGGGCATATCCGCGAGTGCGATGCCATCGTCCATGTGGTGCGCTGCTTTGACGATGACAACATCATCCATGTTGTGGAGGACGTCAACAAGCCCGAGAGCGTTGACCCCATCCGCGACATTGATGCCATTGATCTGGAGCTGATTCTGGCCGATCTGGAGGTCGTCAGCAACCGCCTTGGCCGCCAGCAGAAGGCCGCCAAAACCGGCAACAAGGCTGCCGCGGCGGAGGCCGGCTGGCTGGCGGAACTGGCCTCCTGGCTCGAGGGCGGCAAGCCGGCGCGTTCCTTCGACTTTGACGAGGGTGACGATGCACAGAAGGCCGTCCGCAAGGAGCTGGGCCTGCTCTCCGCCAAGCCTGTGATCTACGCCTGCAATGTGGGCGAGGACGATCTGCTCGGCGGGCTGGACGAAAATCCCTACTTCCCGCTGGTGGCCGCCCGCGCCAAGGAGGAAAACGCGCAGGCTATCCCCATCTGCGCCAAGACCGAGGAGGACATTGCCGGTTCCACGCAGGAGGAAAAAATCGCGTTCCTGCAGGAAATGGGCATTGAATCCACCGGTCTGGACAAGCTCATCAAGGCAAGCTATGAGCTGCTGGGTCTTATCAGCTTTTTGACTGACGGCAAAAAAGAGTGCCGTGCATGGACCATCAAGCGCGGCACCAAGGCCCCGCAGGCCGCCGGCAAGATCCACAGCGATTTTGAACGCGGCTTCATCCGCGCACAGGTCATTGCCTACAAAGACCTTGAGGACGCCGATTTCAACTATGCCGCCGTCAAGTCCAAGGGCCTGCAGCGCACCGAGGGCAAGGAATATGTTGTGAACGACGGCGATGTCATTGAGTTCCTCTTTAATGTATAA